In Bradyrhizobium lablabi, one DNA window encodes the following:
- a CDS encoding ATP-binding protein: MAIDDSSSPYFFAPWPDRLRHSAIILLAAGLALAVLVTFGELSPVVAGTVFVCIAAAALVPWRLHNAVTSREDVRGVNPVETAAVSAVVAGMPDPAVLLDRAGRVIHLNAAAAQLAPALRKNELAQFALRSPEIITALREAIATTESRRATYLDHVPVDRWMELIITPVPVPTVFGGTDKCMLMTFHDQTPLRRVEEMRADFVANASHELRTPLAALSGFIDTLQGPAKDDARARERFLGIMHTQATRMARLIDDLLSLSRVELSAHVRPDTLVDIVPIIRQVADGLEPLARERQVTVDIDLPDTPAPIAGDREELLRLFENLIENALKYGASGGKVIVSLVAAASGEGAPEIRVLVRDFGPGIAPEHLPRLTERFYRVDVGDSRAQGGTGLGLSLVKHILNRHRGRLLIESVPKNGATFTACFPQPKTAVVA, encoded by the coding sequence ATGGCAATTGACGATTCTTCCTCGCCTTACTTTTTTGCGCCGTGGCCGGACCGGTTGCGGCACTCGGCGATCATTCTGCTCGCGGCCGGTCTCGCGCTCGCCGTGCTGGTCACGTTCGGCGAATTGTCGCCGGTCGTCGCCGGCACGGTTTTCGTCTGCATCGCCGCCGCGGCGCTGGTGCCGTGGCGGCTGCACAACGCGGTCACCTCCCGCGAAGACGTGCGCGGCGTCAACCCGGTGGAAACCGCAGCGGTCAGCGCGGTCGTCGCCGGCATGCCGGACCCGGCCGTGCTGCTCGACCGCGCCGGCCGCGTCATCCACCTCAATGCGGCCGCAGCCCAGCTTGCGCCGGCGCTGCGCAAGAACGAACTCGCCCAGTTCGCGCTGCGCTCGCCCGAAATCATCACGGCGCTGCGCGAAGCCATCGCGACCACGGAAAGCCGCCGTGCCACCTATCTCGATCACGTGCCGGTCGACCGCTGGATGGAATTGATCATCACGCCGGTGCCGGTGCCGACCGTGTTCGGCGGCACCGACAAATGCATGCTGATGACGTTCCACGATCAGACGCCGCTGCGCCGGGTCGAGGAAATGCGCGCCGACTTCGTCGCCAATGCCAGCCATGAATTGCGCACGCCCCTGGCGGCGCTGTCGGGTTTCATCGATACGCTGCAGGGCCCGGCCAAGGACGATGCGCGGGCGCGCGAGCGCTTTCTCGGCATCATGCACACCCAGGCGACGCGGATGGCGCGGCTGATCGACGATCTGTTGTCGCTGTCGCGGGTCGAATTGTCGGCCCATGTCCGCCCCGATACGCTGGTCGATATCGTCCCGATCATCCGCCAGGTCGCCGACGGGCTGGAGCCCTTAGCGCGGGAACGCCAGGTCACGGTCGATATCGATCTGCCGGATACGCCGGCGCCGATCGCCGGCGACCGCGAGGAATTGCTGCGGCTGTTCGAAAACCTGATCGAGAACGCGCTGAAATACGGCGCCTCCGGCGGCAAGGTGATCGTCTCGCTGGTCGCGGCGGCCTCCGGCGAAGGCGCCCCCGAAATCCGCGTCCTGGTACGCGATTTCGGTCCCGGGATTGCGCCGGAACATCTGCCGCGGCTGACCGAGCGGTTCTATCGGGTCGATGTCGGCGACAGCCGCGCGCAGGGTGGAACCGGGCTCGGATTATCGCTGGTTAAACATATTCTTAACCGCCATCGCGGCCGTCTTTTGATCGAAAGCGTGCCCAAAAACGGCGCTACTTTTACCGCCTGTTTTCCCCAGCCAAAAACCGCGGTTGTAGCCTAA
- the pstS gene encoding phosphate ABC transporter substrate-binding protein PstS — protein MNLMKAIVAAGLVAASTSAFAADITGAGATFPFPIYSKWADAYKKETGNGLNYQSIGSGGGIKQIEAKTVTFGATDMPLKVEQLDKDGLVQWPMVMGAIVPVVNLEGVKPGEMVFDGDTLANIYLGKITKWDDPAIKKLNPNVKLPSEAITVVRRSDGSGTTFNFTDYLSKVSADWKSKVGSGTAVEWPAGVGAKGNEGVSGNIGQTKNSIGYVEYAYAKQNKLTYTAMVNKAGKTVQPTVEAFQAAASNADWTKAPGYYVILTDQPGEKSWPITASTFILMHKDPADKAASAEAVKFFKWAFMNGGKMAEELDYIPMPEPVVKLIEKTWSSDIKS, from the coding sequence ATGAATCTCATGAAAGCTATCGTCGCTGCCGGCCTGGTCGCCGCATCGACGTCGGCCTTCGCCGCCGACATCACCGGAGCGGGCGCGACGTTCCCGTTCCCGATCTATTCGAAATGGGCCGATGCCTACAAGAAGGAAACCGGTAACGGTCTGAACTATCAGTCGATCGGTTCCGGCGGCGGCATCAAGCAGATCGAAGCCAAGACCGTGACGTTCGGCGCGACCGACATGCCGCTCAAGGTCGAGCAGCTCGACAAGGATGGCCTGGTACAGTGGCCGATGGTGATGGGCGCGATCGTTCCTGTGGTCAATCTCGAGGGCGTGAAGCCCGGCGAAATGGTGTTCGACGGCGATACGCTCGCCAACATCTATCTCGGCAAGATCACCAAATGGGACGATCCGGCGATCAAGAAGCTCAATCCGAATGTGAAGCTGCCGAGCGAGGCGATCACGGTGGTGCGCCGCTCCGACGGGTCGGGCACGACCTTCAACTTCACCGACTATCTCTCCAAGGTGAGCGCCGACTGGAAGTCCAAGGTCGGTTCCGGCACCGCGGTTGAATGGCCGGCCGGCGTCGGCGCCAAGGGCAACGAAGGCGTCTCCGGCAACATCGGTCAGACCAAGAACTCGATCGGTTACGTCGAGTACGCCTACGCCAAGCAGAACAAGCTGACCTATACGGCGATGGTGAACAAGGCCGGCAAGACGGTGCAGCCCACGGTCGAGGCGTTCCAGGCGGCGGCTTCGAACGCCGACTGGACCAAGGCTCCCGGCTATTACGTGATCCTCACCGATCAGCCGGGCGAAAAGTCGTGGCCGATCACGGCATCGACCTTCATCCTGATGCACAAGGACCCGGCTGATAAGGCCGCATCCGCCGAAGCCGTGAAGTTCTTCAAATGGGCTTTCATGAACGGCGGCAAAATGGCCGAGGAACTCGATTACATTCCGATGCCGGAGCCGGTGGTCAAGCTGATCGAAAAGACCTGGTCGTCCGATATCAAGAGCTGA
- the pstB gene encoding phosphate ABC transporter ATP-binding protein PstB codes for MNDLSVSVSAASGSVPAVALPEAPAKVTARGLNFYYGEHHALKNINLTLGANRVTAFIGPSGCGKSTLLRIFNRMYDLYPGQRATGQLMLDQTNILDSKLDLNLLRARVGMVFQKPTPFPMTIYENIAFGIRLYEKISKSEMDGRVEKALRGGALWNEVKDKLNASGLSLSGGQQQRLCIARTVAVRPEVILFDEPCSALDPISTAKVEELIQELAEDYTIAIVTHNMQQAARVSDKTAFMYLGELIEFDETNKIFTSPSDRRTQDYITGRFG; via the coding sequence ATGAATGACCTGTCTGTATCAGTGAGTGCCGCGAGTGGGTCGGTTCCGGCCGTGGCGTTGCCCGAGGCCCCGGCCAAGGTGACGGCGCGCGGCCTGAACTTTTATTACGGCGAGCACCACGCGCTGAAGAACATCAACCTGACGCTCGGCGCCAATCGCGTCACCGCGTTCATCGGACCGTCCGGCTGCGGCAAATCGACCTTGCTGCGGATCTTCAACCGGATGTACGACCTCTATCCGGGCCAGCGCGCCACCGGCCAGTTGATGCTGGACCAGACCAATATCCTGGATTCCAAGCTCGACCTCAATCTGTTGCGCGCCCGCGTCGGCATGGTGTTCCAGAAGCCGACGCCGTTTCCGATGACGATCTATGAGAACATCGCCTTCGGCATCCGCCTCTACGAGAAAATATCAAAATCCGAGATGGATGGCCGGGTCGAAAAGGCGCTGCGCGGCGGCGCTTTGTGGAACGAGGTCAAGGACAAGCTGAACGCCTCGGGCTTAAGCCTGTCCGGCGGCCAGCAGCAGCGGCTTTGCATCGCCCGCACCGTTGCGGTGCGGCCCGAGGTGATCCTGTTCGACGAGCCCTGCTCGGCGCTCGATCCGATCTCGACCGCCAAGGTCGAGGAACTGATCCAGGAACTGGCGGAAGATTACACGATCGCTATCGTCACCCACAACATGCAGCAGGCCGCGCGCGTCTCCGACAAGACCGCGTTCATGTATCTCGGCGAGCTGATCGAGTTCGACGAGACCAACAAGATCTTCACCTCGCCCAGCGATCGACGCACCCAGGACTACATCACCGGCCGGTTCGGCTGA
- the boxB gene encoding benzoyl-CoA 2,3-epoxidase subunit BoxB has translation MNVDYSTKIPNNVNLSEDRQVLKALEGWHPGYMDWWSDMGPEGFQQSLVYLRTAYSVDPRGWAKFDYVRMPEYRWGILLAPQEENRVIPFGQHFGEPAWQEVPGEYRAALRRLIVIQGDTEPASVEQQRHLGKTAPSLYDLRNLFQVNVEEGRHLWAMVYLLQKYFGRDGREEADELLRRRSGDADSPRMLGAFNEATPDWLSFFMFTYFTDRDGKMQLHSLAQSGFDPLSRTCRFMLTEEAHHMFVGETGITRVVQRTCEAMKAAGISDPADIAKVRALGVIDLPTIQKKLNLHYSLSLDLFGSEVSTNAANAFNSGIKGRYHETQIKDDHRLEKDTYPVLKLVGGEIKRVDEPALTALNMRLRDDYTQDCVKGMLRWNKVISTSGYDFKLTLPNVAFHRQIGEFRDIHATPDGVLIDDATWKARSSDWLPSTEDGDFIASLMSPVTEVGQFAGWISPPKVGIDNKPGDFEYVKIET, from the coding sequence ATGAACGTCGATTACTCCACCAAGATTCCCAACAACGTGAATCTCAGCGAGGATAGGCAGGTGCTCAAAGCCCTCGAAGGCTGGCATCCCGGTTATATGGACTGGTGGAGCGATATGGGGCCGGAGGGTTTCCAGCAGTCGCTGGTCTATTTGCGCACCGCCTATTCGGTCGATCCGCGCGGCTGGGCCAAGTTCGATTACGTGAGAATGCCGGAATATCGCTGGGGCATCCTTCTCGCGCCGCAGGAAGAAAATCGCGTCATTCCGTTCGGCCAGCATTTCGGCGAACCCGCATGGCAGGAAGTGCCCGGCGAATATCGCGCCGCCCTGCGCCGCCTGATCGTGATCCAGGGCGACACTGAGCCCGCGTCCGTCGAGCAGCAGCGCCATCTCGGCAAGACCGCGCCCTCGCTCTATGACTTGCGCAATTTGTTCCAGGTCAATGTCGAGGAAGGCCGCCATCTCTGGGCGATGGTCTATCTGCTGCAGAAATATTTCGGCCGTGACGGGCGCGAGGAGGCGGATGAATTGTTGCGCCGCCGCTCCGGCGATGCGGACTCTCCGCGCATGCTCGGCGCCTTCAACGAGGCGACGCCCGACTGGCTGTCGTTCTTCATGTTCACTTACTTCACCGATCGCGACGGCAAGATGCAGCTGCATAGCCTCGCGCAATCCGGCTTCGATCCGCTGTCGCGCACCTGCCGCTTCATGCTGACCGAAGAGGCACACCACATGTTCGTCGGCGAGACCGGCATCACCCGCGTGGTGCAGCGGACGTGTGAGGCGATGAAGGCGGCTGGCATCTCTGATCCCGCCGACATTGCAAAAGTCCGCGCGCTCGGGGTGATCGACCTTCCGACTATCCAGAAGAAGCTCAATCTGCACTACTCGCTGTCGCTCGACCTGTTCGGCTCCGAGGTTTCCACCAATGCCGCGAACGCCTTCAACTCGGGCATCAAGGGCCGCTACCACGAGACCCAGATCAAGGACGATCACCGCCTCGAGAAGGACACCTATCCCGTGCTCAAGCTCGTGGGTGGCGAGATCAAGCGCGTCGACGAGCCGGCGCTCACCGCGCTCAACATGCGGCTGCGCGACGATTATACGCAGGATTGCGTCAAGGGAATGCTGCGCTGGAACAAGGTGATCTCGACATCAGGCTATGACTTCAAGCTGACGCTGCCTAACGTCGCGTTCCATCGCCAGATCGGCGAATTCAGGGATATCCACGCTACTCCCGACGGCGTCCTGATCGACGATGCGACCTGGAAAGCACGAAGCAGCGACTGGCTGCCGTCGACCGAAGACGGCGATTTCATTGCTTCCCTGATGAGCCCGGTGACCGAGGTCGGCCAGTTCGCCGGCTGGATCTCCCCGCCCAAGGTCGGCATCGACAACAAGCCCGGCGATTTTGAATACGTGAAGATCGAGACGTGA
- a CDS encoding OmpA family protein — translation MHELFRWSSKWWPGLVPLVVFWAIAAWSNTQPLETDLAARSGAALKDTVLDKTRITVAGRDVTFAADAFSEDGRRSALTSVEAVPGVRLVDDETRLVPEAKPFVWSAERDVVRVTLGGNAPLPSSKGRLLETARADLGGVEVVDQMSLSRGAPPRFDNAALLLLDQIGKLKDGKVTIADNKVSLSGMARDLGGREAIAAALKNLPEGFSVALNEIKAPPYIFQAYKDPVAVTLTLTGYVPDNNVHAAIAAAAGRKFFSEKVVDNLKASVGAPSGFAAAVVPALGALSRLSTGTLVVSDREVKLSGDAFYDAAAAQIRGGLPKEFPQGFQLKADISVKPASAPVDPTVCQQLFSEVLAKGKIRFESGRGTIDPDSAGLLDRLTEIALRCPTADIEIAGHTDADGEDAFNQALSEKRAQAVMDYLIKAGLPASRFTATGYGSTQPVATNDTDEGKAQNRRIDFLVR, via the coding sequence ATGCACGAACTTTTCAGGTGGAGCAGCAAATGGTGGCCGGGTCTCGTTCCACTGGTCGTCTTTTGGGCCATCGCGGCCTGGTCGAATACCCAACCCCTGGAGACCGATCTGGCCGCCCGCTCCGGCGCGGCGCTTAAAGATACGGTCCTTGACAAAACACGGATCACGGTCGCCGGCCGGGACGTCACCTTTGCCGCGGACGCGTTTTCCGAAGATGGCCGCCGCAGCGCCCTCACTTCGGTGGAAGCCGTGCCCGGCGTGCGGCTGGTCGATGACGAGACCAGGCTCGTGCCCGAAGCCAAGCCGTTCGTCTGGTCGGCGGAGCGGGACGTCGTCAGGGTCACGCTCGGCGGCAACGCGCCGCTGCCTTCCAGCAAGGGCAGGCTGCTGGAGACGGCGCGCGCCGATCTCGGCGGCGTCGAAGTCGTCGACCAGATGAGTCTGTCGCGCGGCGCGCCGCCGCGTTTCGACAATGCCGCGCTGCTGCTGCTCGATCAGATCGGAAAACTGAAGGACGGCAAGGTCACGATCGCGGACAACAAGGTCAGCCTTTCCGGCATGGCGCGCGATCTCGGCGGCCGCGAAGCGATCGCGGCGGCGCTTAAAAATCTCCCCGAAGGCTTTTCGGTTGCCTTAAACGAGATCAAGGCGCCGCCCTATATCTTTCAGGCTTACAAGGATCCGGTCGCGGTGACGCTGACGTTGACCGGCTATGTGCCCGACAACAACGTCCATGCCGCAATCGCAGCGGCCGCGGGGCGCAAATTCTTCTCCGAAAAAGTGGTCGACAATCTCAAGGCCAGCGTCGGCGCGCCATCCGGATTCGCCGCCGCCGTGGTGCCGGCGCTGGGCGCCTTGTCGCGGCTCTCGACCGGCACGCTGGTGGTATCCGATCGGGAGGTCAAGCTGTCGGGCGATGCGTTTTATGACGCGGCGGCGGCCCAGATCCGCGGCGGTTTGCCGAAGGAATTTCCGCAGGGCTTTCAGCTCAAGGCCGACATTTCGGTCAAGCCGGCTTCCGCGCCGGTCGATCCCACCGTCTGCCAGCAGTTGTTTTCGGAAGTCCTGGCGAAGGGGAAAATCCGCTTCGAGTCCGGCCGCGGCACCATCGATCCGGATTCGGCGGGCCTGCTCGACCGCCTGACCGAGATCGCGCTGCGCTGCCCGACCGCCGATATCGAGATTGCCGGCCACACCGACGCCGATGGCGAGGACGCCTTCAACCAGGCGCTGTCGGAGAAGCGCGCGCAGGCGGTGATGGATTATCTCATCAAGGCCGGCCTGCCCGCGAGCCGGTTCACCGCGACCGGCTACGGCTCGACCCAGCCGGTCGCCACCAACGATACCGACGAAGGCAAGGCGCAAAACCGCCGCATCGATTTTCTGGTGAGGTAA
- a CDS encoding lysylphosphatidylglycerol synthase domain-containing protein codes for MLEAIRRAISLLRQKQILHKLGVVISVTVIGIACYVLYHMLRHINANEVIEAIKSTEPHQIVLAALFVAAGYFTLTFYDLFAVRAIGRADIPYRVNALAAFTSYSIGHNVGASVFTGGAVRYRIYSAWGLNAIDVAKICFLAGLTFWLGNAAVLGLGIAFHPEAAAAIDQLPPWFNRMAAFAIIVGLVAYVVWVWMQPRAVGRGPWTVVLPGGPLTLLQIVIGIVDLGFCALAMYVLVPDEPNLGFVVVAVIFVSATLLGFASHSPGGLGVFDAAMLVGLWQMDREDLLAGMLLFRVLYYLAPFVISVILLTFREVILGARIKRLRQATPGLDAQPAHEAAYVRERRDTGA; via the coding sequence ATGCTGGAAGCAATACGCAGGGCGATCTCGTTGCTGCGCCAGAAGCAAATCCTGCACAAGCTGGGTGTTGTGATCAGCGTCACGGTGATCGGTATCGCGTGCTACGTGCTTTACCACATGCTCCGCCACATCAATGCCAATGAGGTGATCGAGGCCATCAAGAGCACCGAGCCCCATCAGATCGTGCTCGCCGCGCTGTTCGTGGCCGCCGGTTATTTTACCCTCACATTTTACGACCTGTTCGCGGTCCGCGCCATCGGCCGCGCCGATATTCCCTACCGCGTCAACGCGCTCGCCGCCTTCACCAGCTATTCGATCGGCCACAATGTCGGCGCCAGCGTCTTTACCGGCGGCGCGGTGCGCTATCGCATCTATTCCGCGTGGGGGCTGAACGCGATCGATGTCGCCAAGATCTGCTTCCTCGCCGGCCTGACGTTCTGGCTCGGCAACGCCGCGGTGCTCGGACTGGGGATCGCCTTTCATCCGGAAGCCGCCGCCGCGATCGACCAGCTGCCGCCCTGGTTCAACCGCATGGCGGCCTTTGCGATCATCGTTGGCCTCGTGGCCTATGTGGTCTGGGTCTGGATGCAGCCGCGGGCGGTCGGCCGCGGGCCGTGGACCGTGGTGCTGCCGGGCGGTCCGCTGACGCTGTTGCAGATCGTCATCGGCATCGTCGATTTGGGCTTTTGCGCGCTCGCCATGTATGTGCTGGTGCCGGATGAGCCCAATCTCGGCTTCGTCGTGGTCGCCGTCATCTTCGTCTCGGCGACGCTATTGGGCTTCGCCAGCCACTCCCCCGGGGGGCTCGGGGTGTTCGACGCCGCCATGCTGGTCGGGTTGTGGCAGATGGACCGGGAAGACCTGCTGGCGGGGATGCTGCTGTTTCGGGTCCTCTATTATCTTGCGCCATTTGTCATATCTGTAATCTTGCTGACGTTTCGGGAGGTTATACTCGGTGCGCGAATAAAGCGCCTGCGTCAGGCGACGCCAGGCCTCGATGCCCAGCCGGCACACGAAGCCGCCTATGTGAGAGAGCGTCGGGATACCGGCGCCTGA
- a CDS encoding polysaccharide deacetylase family protein has protein sequence MKQFRNNVIRAGLGALYVTGAHYLLRPIFAGVGAIFMLHHVRPRRDAEFQPNRHLEVTPEFLRAMLSHLRSRGIDIITMDEVHQRLIERNFSRRFACFTLDDGYRDNRDFALPLMREFEAPLTVYVASDFAQGTGRLWWIALEMAIARASSIEAPIGGVATRLDTSTPPAKQAAFDRLHDWLRALPGEQDTDREIGALCARHGVDEAAVCRELCLSFDELKPLAQDPLITIGAHSITHRNLARQSADIASQEMVISRARIEDVVQRPVVHLAYPYGDKIAAGAREFALALAAGYKTAVTTRPGMIFPESAGHLTALPRVSLNGNYQDTRIFPVLTSGAATAMWNGFRRIDAA, from the coding sequence ATGAAGCAGTTTCGCAACAACGTCATCCGTGCCGGACTGGGAGCGCTATACGTGACCGGCGCGCATTATCTGCTGCGGCCGATCTTTGCCGGCGTCGGCGCCATTTTCATGCTGCACCATGTCCGCCCGCGCCGCGACGCCGAATTCCAGCCCAATCGTCACCTCGAGGTGACACCTGAGTTCCTGCGCGCGATGTTGTCGCATTTGCGCTCGCGCGGCATCGACATCATCACCATGGACGAGGTGCACCAGCGGCTGATCGAACGCAACTTTTCGCGGCGCTTCGCCTGCTTCACCCTCGACGACGGCTATCGCGACAACCGCGATTTCGCGCTGCCGCTGATGCGGGAGTTCGAGGCGCCGTTGACGGTCTATGTCGCGAGCGATTTTGCGCAAGGCACCGGCAGATTGTGGTGGATCGCGCTCGAGATGGCGATCGCAAGGGCCTCCTCGATCGAAGCGCCGATCGGCGGCGTCGCGACCCGGCTCGATACCTCGACGCCCCCCGCCAAGCAGGCCGCGTTCGACCGCCTGCACGACTGGCTGCGGGCGTTACCGGGCGAACAGGATACCGACCGCGAAATCGGCGCGCTGTGCGCCCGCCACGGCGTCGACGAAGCCGCGGTCTGCCGCGAGCTCTGTCTGTCCTTCGACGAGCTAAAGCCGTTGGCGCAAGACCCGCTGATCACGATCGGCGCCCATTCCATCACCCATCGCAATCTCGCCCGGCAATCGGCTGACATCGCGAGCCAGGAGATGGTGATCAGCCGCGCGCGAATAGAAGACGTCGTGCAGCGCCCCGTGGTGCATCTCGCCTATCCCTATGGCGACAAGATCGCGGCCGGCGCCCGCGAATTCGCGCTGGCGCTGGCGGCCGGATACAAGACCGCGGTGACGACGCGGCCGGGCATGATCTTCCCCGAAAGCGCCGGCCATCTGACCGCGCTGCCGCGGGTCTCGCTCAACGGCAACTATCAGGACACCCGGATTTTCCCGGTGCTGACGTCGGGTGCCGCCACCGCGATGTGGAACGGCTTTCGGCGCATCGACGCGGCGTAG
- a CDS encoding SDR family oxidoreductase — translation MFKDLFSLQGRVAVVTGGSRGIGKMIAAGFLNQGAAKVYITARKAPACEATAKELTAQYGGECIALPIDISDLAGIEMLASEIKKREPKLDILVNNAGAAWGAEFDEFPESGWDKVMNLNVKTPFFLTKALAAPLRAAASAQKPAKVINIASIDGIFVNPMETYSYAASKSGLIHLTRRMAARLIKENINVTAIAPGAFKSDMNRAARDHEDEVAQRVPARRVGTDEDMAGVAIYLASRAGDYVVGATIAVDGGVVYANPGLEIAG, via the coding sequence ATGTTCAAGGATCTGTTCTCGCTGCAAGGGCGCGTTGCGGTGGTGACCGGGGGATCGCGCGGCATCGGCAAGATGATCGCGGCCGGGTTTCTCAATCAGGGCGCAGCAAAGGTTTACATCACCGCGCGGAAAGCGCCCGCCTGCGAGGCGACGGCGAAAGAGCTCACGGCCCAATATGGCGGCGAATGCATCGCGCTGCCGATCGATATTTCCGACCTTGCCGGCATCGAGATGCTGGCGAGTGAAATCAAGAAGCGCGAACCAAAACTCGACATCCTCGTCAACAATGCGGGTGCGGCGTGGGGCGCGGAGTTCGACGAGTTTCCGGAAAGCGGCTGGGACAAGGTGATGAACCTCAACGTCAAGACGCCGTTCTTTCTCACCAAGGCGCTGGCGGCACCGCTGCGCGCAGCCGCAAGCGCGCAAAAACCCGCCAAGGTGATCAATATCGCTTCGATCGACGGCATCTTCGTCAATCCGATGGAGACCTATTCCTATGCGGCCAGCAAATCGGGGTTGATTCACCTGACGCGGCGGATGGCGGCAAGACTAATCAAAGAGAATATCAATGTCACGGCGATCGCCCCGGGCGCGTTCAAATCCGACATGAACCGCGCGGCACGCGATCACGAAGACGAGGTGGCCCAGCGCGTGCCTGCCCGGCGCGTCGGAACCGATGAAGACATGGCCGGCGTCGCGATTTATCTCGCGTCGCGGGCTGGCGACTATGTCGTCGGCGCCACCATCGCCGTCGATGGCGGCGTCGTCTACGCCAATCCCGGACTTGAGATCGCGGGATAG
- the pstA gene encoding phosphate ABC transporter permease PstA, which yields MNPIYVRRRRTDIVIRALCFGAALFGVTWLALILFTLLFNGFAGLSVQLFTENTPPPGSTEGGLLNAITGSIIMTVIGVGIGAPLGLFAGTYLAEYGRNDRLTSVIRFINDILLSAPSIIIGLFIYGAVVVPMGGFSALAGSLALAVIVIPVVLRTTEDMLLLVPNPLREAASALGLPRSLVIKRIAYRAARSGLITGVLLATARVAGETAPLLFTALSNQFFSLSLTKTMANLPVTINNFVQSPYAYWKQLAWSGALLITLTVLALNIGARILGAERTPK from the coding sequence ATGAACCCGATTTACGTCCGCCGGCGCCGCACCGACATCGTCATCCGAGCCCTTTGCTTCGGCGCCGCTCTGTTCGGCGTTACCTGGCTGGCATTGATCCTGTTCACGCTGTTGTTCAACGGTTTCGCCGGGCTGAGCGTTCAGTTGTTCACCGAGAATACCCCGCCGCCGGGCTCCACCGAAGGCGGGCTCCTGAACGCCATCACAGGCTCCATCATCATGACGGTGATCGGGGTCGGCATCGGCGCGCCGCTCGGCCTGTTCGCCGGCACTTATCTCGCCGAATACGGCCGCAACGACCGCCTGACTTCGGTGATCCGCTTCATCAACGACATTCTCCTGAGCGCGCCGTCGATCATCATCGGCCTGTTCATCTATGGCGCGGTGGTGGTGCCGATGGGCGGGTTCTCGGCCTTGGCCGGCTCGCTGGCGCTCGCCGTGATCGTCATTCCCGTGGTGCTGCGGACCACCGAGGACATGCTGCTGCTGGTGCCCAATCCGCTGCGCGAAGCGGCCTCCGCGCTTGGGCTGCCGCGCTCGCTCGTGATCAAGCGGATCGCTTATCGTGCCGCCCGATCGGGTCTGATCACCGGCGTGCTGCTGGCGACCGCCCGCGTCGCCGGCGAAACCGCGCCGCTGTTGTTTACCGCGCTCTCCAATCAGTTCTTCAGCCTAAGCCTGACCAAGACGATGGCCAACCTGCCGGTGACCATCAACAACTTCGTGCAGAGCCCCTATGCGTACTGGAAGCAGTTGGCCTGGAGTGGGGCCCTGCTCATCACCCTGACCGTACTCGCCTTGAATATTGGCGCGCGTATTCTTGGCGCCGAGAGGACACCAAAATGA
- the pstC gene encoding phosphate ABC transporter permease subunit PstC, producing MAVQSDVIEATGPYDRAKALGAFKAGDVTFYWITRLCAISVLLILGGIILSLIVGAWPAMKEYGFAFLWTQRWAPSADPPVLGALGPMYGTLVTSFIAMLIAIPVGLGIAIFLTELCPQWLRRPIGIAIELLAGIPSIIYGMWGFFVLGPFLAYTFQPFMIKVFDGIPILGSIFAGPPSYLSLFNAALILAIMVLPFITAISVDVFKTVPPVLKEAAYGVGCTTWEVVRNVVIPYTRVGVIGGVMLALGRALGETMAVTFIIGNSFRISSSIFAPGTTISAAIASEFAESDGLHQSGLILLGLLLFVLTFFVLAAARMMLQHLETKAGN from the coding sequence ATGGCCGTTCAGAGCGATGTAATCGAAGCCACCGGGCCTTACGATCGCGCCAAGGCGCTCGGCGCCTTCAAAGCCGGCGACGTCACCTTTTACTGGATTACCCGTCTCTGTGCGATTTCGGTGCTGCTCATCCTCGGCGGCATCATTCTCTCCTTGATCGTCGGCGCCTGGCCGGCGATGAAGGAATATGGCTTCGCGTTCCTGTGGACGCAGCGCTGGGCGCCGTCGGCCGATCCTCCGGTGCTCGGCGCGCTCGGCCCGATGTACGGCACGCTGGTGACCTCGTTCATCGCGATGCTGATCGCCATTCCGGTCGGGCTCGGCATCGCGATCTTCCTGACCGAGCTCTGCCCGCAATGGCTGCGCCGCCCGATCGGCATCGCGATCGAACTGCTCGCCGGAATCCCATCGATCATCTACGGCATGTGGGGCTTCTTCGTGCTCGGCCCGTTCCTGGCCTACACGTTCCAGCCGTTCATGATTAAGGTGTTCGACGGCATCCCCATCCTGGGATCGATTTTCGCAGGCCCCCCGTCCTACCTCAGCCTGTTCAACGCAGCGCTGATTCTCGCGATCATGGTGCTGCCGTTCATCACCGCGATCTCGGTCGACGTGTTCAAGACCGTGCCGCCGGTTCTCAAAGAGGCCGCCTACGGCGTCGGCTGCACCACCTGGGAAGTCGTCCGCAACGTGGTCATTCCCTACACCCGCGTCGGCGTCATCGGCGGCGTCATGCTGGCGCTCGGCCGCGCGCTCGGCGAGACCATGGCGGTGACCTTCATCATCGGCAATTCCTTCCGCATCTCCTCGTCGATCTTCGCGCCGGGCACCACGATCTCGGCGGCGATCGCATCCGAGTTTGCCGAAAGCGACGGCCTGCATCAATCCGGCCTGATCCTGCTCGGCCTGTTGTTGTTCGTGTTGACGTTCTTCGTGCTGGCCGCGGCGCGGATGATGCTGCAGCATCTGGAAACGAAAGCCGGGAACTAA